One genomic region from Glaciimonas sp. PAMC28666 encodes:
- a CDS encoding DUF177 domain-containing protein — protein sequence MSAFVIDAFEFSRLKERREGAIPVTDLVRLVEELADSSGTLKWVLAGDSNHAAHPQLSLTVTGSLQITCQRCLAPFAFDVDSESVLILAKDEANADEIDALLDDDQVDVIIGSKALDIIQLVEDEALLAMPLSPKHSVCPDTSVLEALKSGKKDSPFAMLKNLK from the coding sequence ATGAGTGCTTTTGTTATCGACGCGTTTGAGTTTTCCCGCCTGAAAGAACGTCGTGAAGGTGCGATCCCGGTTACAGACCTGGTACGACTGGTAGAAGAATTAGCTGACTCCTCAGGGACTTTAAAATGGGTGCTGGCTGGCGATTCAAACCATGCTGCCCATCCTCAATTGTCGTTAACTGTCACCGGCTCATTACAAATAACTTGTCAACGTTGTTTAGCCCCTTTTGCGTTTGATGTCGACTCGGAATCTGTGTTGATTTTGGCAAAAGATGAAGCAAACGCGGACGAGATTGACGCATTGCTAGACGATGATCAGGTTGACGTAATTATCGGCTCCAAGGCGCTCGATATTATTCAGTTGGTCGAAGACGAGGCTTTACTGGCGATGCCGCTATCACCTAAACATTCAGTTTGTCCCGATACGTCGGTACTCGAAGCGTTAAAAAGTGGTAAAAAAGACTCTCCTTTTGCAATGTTAAAGAATTTAAAGTAG